The following coding sequences lie in one Silene latifolia isolate original U9 population chromosome 5, ASM4854445v1, whole genome shotgun sequence genomic window:
- the LOC141657557 gene encoding single-stranded DNA-binding protein, mitochondrial → MSFVAAKLLKQIASSAKPSFSLAYRAQGSPKLWYSTGSFDGVNDGAINGEVDDLPDDFIPDKRVEMMPQGVDPSKGWNSRGVHKAIICGKVRQTPVQKLLRTGRTLTIFNVGTGGMWDHRLLGEKDLPKPAQWHRVVVHNETLGAYAVQQLVKNSSVYVEGDIELRVYNKGITGETVKLPEICVRNDGRLRLIKAGESTTSIPFEELRKGLL, encoded by the exons ATGTCTTTTGTTGCTGCGAAATTACTGAAGCAAATCGCATCTTCTGCAAAACCCTCATTTTCACTTG CTTATAGAGCACAAGGAAGCCCAAAGCTGTGGTACTCGACAGGGTCGTTTGATGGTGTCAATGATGGGGCAATAAACGGTGAAGTTGATGATCTTCCTGATGATTTTATTCCGGATAAGAGAGTAGAGATGATGCCACAGGGCGTTGATCCTAGCAAGGGTTGGAACTCCAGAGGTGTTCATAAG GCAATAATCTGCGGCAAAGTCCGACAAACCCCTGTCCAGAAGCTATTAAGAACTGGAAGAACATTGACGATCTTCAACGTTGGAACAGGAGGCATGTGGGATCATCGGCTTTTAGGTGAAAAAGACTTGCCAAAGCCAGCACAATGGCACCGAGTTGTTGTCCATAACGAAACACTTGGTGCATATGCTGTTCAGCAACTGGTTAAAAA CTCTTCAGTTTATGTTGAGGGTGACATTGAACTCAGAGTTTACAATAAAGGCATCACTGGTGAAACTGTAAAATTGCCGGAAATATGTGTTCGCAATGATG GTAGGCTTCGTCTCATAAAGGCAGGAGAAAGTACCACCAGTATTCCCTTTGAAGAATTGC GCAAAGGGCTGCTGTGA
- the LOC141657558 gene encoding protein trichome birefringence-like 14, which produces MKGGSVYRARGKHFTFTILAVICMTIFLWSYEKKPIATTIFSSQDQFILPTSDVLQVGYHNSEEAIKPEGQLFKESTNLPEETDDKTDPSENNVESLDETEGKRENYMTDGENADMQDRSQEHPSVVNTEPDQPVAEESSETIEDDTNIVSSEKKVCDYAKGRWVVDNRRPLYSGFKCKQWLSEMWACRLMQRPDFGYEAYRWQPKDCDMPEFERSAFLERMQDKTIAFVGDSLGRQQFQSLMCMATGGEESDIQDVGLEYGLTAPSGAARPDGWAFRFSETNTTILYYWSSCLCDLVPLNPEDPQSQVAMHLDRPASFLKRFLHQFDVLILNTGHHWNRGKVNANRWVMYIDGKPNQDRRLAMIGNAKNFTIHSITRWVDSQLPSHPRLKAFFRTISPRHFFNGEWNTGGSCENTTPMARGSEVNQNESSDQVIAGAVRGTRVSLLDITALSQLRDEGHISRYSIKASSGIQDCLHWCLPGIPDAWNEILAAQI; this is translated from the exons ATGAAGGGCGGGAGTGTGTACAGAGCTAGGGGAAAACATTTCACATTTACTATACTGGCAGTAATATGTATGACCATATTTCTTTGGTCTTATGAGAAGAAACCCATTGCTACGACAATATTTTCATCTCAAGATCAGTTTATTCTACCCACTTCAG ATGTTCTTCAAGTAGGTTATCACAATTCTGAAGAAGCTATCAAACCAGAAGGCCAACTCTTTAAAGAATCTACAAATTTACCTGAAGAAACAGATGATAAAACAGACCCAAGTGAAAACAATGTTGAGAGCTTAGATGAAACAGAAGGTAAACGAGAAAATTATATGACTGATGGTGAGAATGCAGACATGCAAGACAGGTCACAAGAACACCCTAGTGTTGTGAATACAGAACCTGACCAACCTGTAGCTGAAGAATCTTCTGAGACGATAGAAGATGACACAAATATTGTGTCCTCTGAGAAGAAAG TTTGTGATTATGCAAAGGGTAGATGGGTTGTAGATAATAGGCGGCCGCTATATTCTGGTTTCAAATGTAAGCAGTGGCTGTCCGAGATGTGGGCGTGTAGACTAATGCAACGCCCGGATTTTGGCTATGAAGCTTATAGGTGGCAACCTAAAGACTGTGACATGCCAGAGTTTGAAAGATCTGCATTTCTAGAAAG AATGCAAGATAAAACCATTGCTTTCGTTGGGGATTCTTTGGGTCGGCAGCAATTTCAGTCTCTCATGTGTATGGCTACTGGAGGAGAAGAATCAGATATTCAAGACGTGGGATTGGAATACGGGTTAACCGCCCCAAGTGGTGCTGCCCGACCTGATGGTTGGGCCTTTCGATTTTCAGAAACAAACACCACAATCCTTTACTACTGGTCTTCATGCCTGTGTGACCTGGTGCCTCTCAATCCGGAAGACCCTCAAAGCCAAGTAGCGATGCATTTGGATCGTCCCGCTTCTTTCCTAAAGCGTTTCCTCCACCAGTTTGATGTATTGATTCTGAATACTGGTCACCATTGGAATAGAGGAAAGGTCAATGCTAACCGGTGGGTGATGTATATTGACGGGAAACCTAACCAAGATCGAAGGCTAGCTATGATTGGAAATGCTAAGAATTTCACAATACACAGTATCACCAGATGGGTTGATTCACAGCTCCCGTCTCACCCTCGACTAAAAGCGTTCTTTAGGACAATCTCACCAAGACATTTCTTTAATGGGGAATGGAATACAGGTGGGAGCTGTGAGAACACAACTCCTATGGCTCGAGGAAGTGAAGTGAACCAAAACGAATCTAGTGATCAGGTGATTGCGGGTGCTGTCAGGGGTACTCGGGTAAGTTTGTTGGATATAACTGCTCTTTCTCAGCTAAGAGACGAGGGACATATATCACGATATAGTATCAAGGCATCTTCAGGGATACAAGATTGCCTGCATTGGTGCCTGCCTGGGATTCCCGATGCCTGGAACGAAATACTTGCTGCCCAGATTTAA
- the LOC141655531 gene encoding protein FAR1-RELATED SEQUENCE 5-like produces MYVFGKLNHDTGKFVTCTCNLVHNHDLNPQVSRHVVNYRHISEYFKTRLMLNDRAGISITRNFNTLVREVGGIDNLHFNGQDARNFINNERRKSRFRGDAKEVLNYFEGLKAQNPDFYYAVERDADNKPLNIFWSDARCRAMYKAFGDPSSFDSTFLSNMYQMPFCPFVGVNHHGITILYAAALISYEDTESFEWVFEKWIECMGRAPTILITDQCKAMEGAIKKVFPETKHRLCLWHILQNADKNLKDHPQFPQIDRDLRTLVNESITEEELQDMWDDFMEKYNLRHNKWLRGA; encoded by the coding sequence ATGTATGTATTTGGAAAGTTAAATCACGACACTGGGAAATTTGTAACATGTACTTGTAATTTGGTACATAATCACGATTTGAATCCTCAAGTTAGCCGGCATGTAGTCAATTATAGGCACATAAGCGAATATTTCAAGACCAGGTTGATGTTGAACGACAGAGCTGGCATATCAATTACCCGGAACTTCAACACATTAGTTAGGGAGGTTGGAGGGATTGATAATCTACATTTCAATGGGCAGGACGCGAGAAACTTCATCAACAACGAACGTCGCAAAAGTAGGTTTCGTGGTGACGCTAAAGAGGTCTTAAATTATTTCGAGGGCTTAAAAGCGCAGAATCCAGATTTTTACTACGCTGTTGAAAGGGACGCGGATAATAAGCCGTTGAACATTTTTTGGTCTGATGCACGATGTCGTGCCATGTACAAGGCTTTTGGTGACCCATCGTCTTTCGATAGTACATTCCTAAGCAACATGTACCAGATGCCTTTCTGTCCATTCGTTGGAGTTAATCATCATGGAATTACAATATTATATGCAGCGGCTTTAATTTCATACGAAGACACCGAGTCATTTGAGTGGGTGTTTGAGAAGTGGATTGAATGTATGGGGAGAGCTCCGACCATCTTAATAACTGATCAATGTAAAGCAATGGAGGGGGCAATCAAGAAAGTGTTCCCGGAGACTAAACATAGATTATGCCTTTGGCATATTCTTCAAAACGCGGATAAGAATTTAAAAGACCACCCACAATTTCCTCAGATTGACAGAGATTTGCGTACGCTTGTGAACGAGAGTATCACGGAGGAGGAACTGCAAGATATGTGGGACGATTTCATGGAAAAATACAACTTGCGACACAACAAATGGTTGAGGGGTGCATGA